Part of the Juglans regia cultivar Chandler chromosome 14, Walnut 2.0, whole genome shotgun sequence genome, AGCCAATAATGAGCGGGATTGCGGCCTCGGCCTTTTCACATACTTCTTTGGAGAAAGCAAGAGGTCGGATGGGATAGGATTTATGGTAACAGGTGTACACATGAATGGATTAATGGATCTCTCTgatcttcatctttttctttctctttttgaaaaaactgCCCTAAACTCTTCTGAATTATCTACTTTTGTTTAATGTGAATTTCAAACTACATATTTCGACAATTTACATCTAAAAAGTTCTTTTAATTGTTTAATATGCACTACAAAAAAACTGCTTATTTACAACTAGTTAATTCCAGttaaatgactatttacaattaaaattagttataaatagCCTTTTGGTTGTAATAAATTAGTCataaaagtctatttttcttgtagtgatgcTAAaagttcttttaaagaaaaattgatatatttgataaatttataagaaaatccTTTTAGCAATGTTTTTGTGAAGATGATTATGCAATGTGTGAAGATAGTTTCTTTCTCAGTTTTGGTTAATGGGGAGTCTCATGAACCTATTCTACCTACTAGGGAATTAGGCAAACGGATGCATTATTCCCTTACCTATTTCTTTTATGTACTGAGGGTCTTATTACTTTGTTAAAATATACAGATAATAATAAGTAGCTTGTGAGGAGGATTAGAGTGTGCCGAGGGGCTCCAATGTTCGCAAATGatagcattattttttatagagttgATGATCAAACTGCTAGACATATTGATGAGGAGATTTTAGAGAAGTAGGAGGAAGCATTTGGTTCGCGGAAGACAATAGAGGAATGGTTATTGCTATTATTTTGCTTGGTTACATTTGTAGGGGAAGGAATAGTTATTGATCTCGGGGAATAGCCATTCCTCGCAATCCATTCCAAGAGCATTGgtataaagttaaaaagaaaacgtattattttcattttctttaaaatatatataacactatatatatatatatatatatatatatatatatatatacacactagcggtggctaacgtgcaaagcacgtttgccatgtctgcctaattaaaaatagataaataataatttctaatattaaaataatctaatgtatatgagtaaaattattatttatttatattcatcatttattatggaatttaaattatattaaaaatttaaaataattatatagtttttttctattaaaaatatttagtaaaacttcattatttatttaatgatgaaaaaataatattttataaattaaagttgattttaagtgtatgatataatattattctcttaaaaatgttcagtaaaactttatcttttacttaatgatgaaaaattaatattttataaattaaagttaattttaagtgtatggtagaatatttatattttagttatttgttttatgttagtttaaatcaatatttaaacttctatcgttagattaaatctgaaaattaaagatgaagggttgtaatataaaacctaaaaactaacattttctccACGCACGTTTACcgaatttagttaattaagaatattatcatatttaaattatgttaagactctaattatttatataattttaatttcttaaaaatatttagtaaaattttatcatttatttaatgatggaagattaatatttaataaattaaatttgatagtttatgtataatataatatttatatattaattatttaaattttaaattaatttaaatcaatgtttaaatttctattgttagatcaaatctaagaatttaaaatgaagaattgagattaatttcttaaaaatatttaataaaattttattgtttatttaatttatttcaatatttttaattaaattaatatttatgtatatttaaatcagtatttttatcttttattgttaaatcattatGAAGATCCCAAAACGAAAGGACCGGATAAATCCctatatctttttcttttctccctcacttttccctcccctctctctctcctccctcggctCACGCGTACGCGGCCCCTcctcccagccgaatcttcctctgcccagcccgacgccgccgtgcgtcagtgagcctcaccgcctcttccaccggcaTCACCTCATTCCGgcgagtccccccacaccggtctccctctctcacgctctctcttcctctctgtcggctgtgcacagcccgaatgggtttgatgctgctgcgccgccgtataccatcctccggcgccaccacctccacggtagcctcctctcccaccggccatccctctccagcgagctcggcctccatctccgtgccgtttgctcccacgaaatctacctctctcttgcacgggttctccacacccacggcggagctccacctcctctggccaccgcaccaccaccgggacctcctttcgccaccgaccacctctcgtagccGTCCTCACGCCCAGCTGAGCCACCATGGATGCTCACCTTCCCTCATGGACGCCCACTTCCCCTTAGGCCACCTCCCCTACCgtaatttgtggtgatttttttttattttatggtatttttgttgtgattttatagtgattttgtggtgattttgttaatttgtggtatttttgtgaagattttatgatgattttgtgattttaccgtgtatttttgtaatgattttatggTGGATTTGCTTCGGTTGCCTTTGTGGTtttgcggttttgtgattttttgtgatgattttatggtggATTTGCTTCGGTTGCCTCTTGTGGtttgcggttttgtgattttgccgttGATGTCACTGTTGATGttactgttcattattgttGATGTCACTGTTCATTGGGCGATAggctcttttaagtataaggagatatatcatttaagataaaataagttggGTGTCCGAACAATAAGTTTAAGAGTAATGATTTATAAATCTCAAAAGTGGGTCCCATCatagaaaatgtaaaaaaatttatttttttaatagtatctACTTTTTCGAAAAAAGGACCTGACCTAAAAATGTATTTAGCATTAAACTAAGAAAAACATTAATACTTTGCCTCCTACTTAAAGTGactgcttaatttttttttattaataaaataattttaaatatatcgGTATATATTtgtactttttaaaatatttaaatatattaaaaaatatgaataaaaaaataaacataaaaaactagaaaaatactATCGATCACTTTGAACTGACTACTCTGAGTGAATCTTAAACTAATCCTAATATGATAActgcaagaataaaaaaatgggaaaatggAGAGAATGTGGCAAATAAATACATCGGTCATgagttaaaaaatcaaaagaaaggTTTGATCATCACAAGAGTGATCAGGAAATAAAAGTTCTGGCGGCAAAATAAAACGTTTTTCTTTCAACTGCTAAgctttaccattttttttttcccctgatAAGCGCTAATTAGCACGCAGCAAGTTTATTGCTTGTGAGCCGTAACAAGTTTTACCATTTTTTCCCAATCATTGACGTTGCCTTGTTTGCCTTTCTCAACTCGAAGCGTTGAAAAATGAGTACTTGTTCTAAAATTACATtgtaattgaaaatatataaaaaaaaaagtcatcatTATGCTCAATAACATTCACACAAATTACATAGAAGGTGGAAAAGATCAGATAGCCGGAAGAAAactagagaaaagaaaattacataGAAGGAGATTAAAGAAGCCGATTATTGTGAAAGCACACGATGTGATCAACCCGACCATGGGAAATCAAGCTGGGAATATTACGCTGTCAAGTTCCTTTCCCCATCAAGAATGCAACCATAGCAATTCCAATTGGTAACAACATTTTGTTTGTACTGAGGCTCACTGCACCGGACGCGTTTGCTTTGGCAGCATCGGTGTCCGTAGTAGAAGAAGCagtagcagcagcagcagcagcacctGATGGACTCTCTGCCGCAGTCGTTGTAGTATTTGAATCTGACAATGCTGGTTTAGGAGCTGCAGCTTTCTTTGGCTTAGGAGAAAAAATGTCCAGCGGAAGAAGCACACTGTCCACTCGATATATCGCAAGCTTGTTATCCAAATATATTGTACCACCCATTGTGGTATTCACAAGGCCGGTCGAGATGTTCACTTGGTTGCCGGCAGTGGTCACATTTAGTGGGAATTCTCCAGCACTAGTATCACCGGCCTCTGTTGGCACTGGATTGCTTAGAGTTTGGAAGTTGGACAGACCAATCACCGAGTTCAAGATGTGAAATTGTATTAGCTGAGTCTTTTGTAGGTCAGATAGAGAGTTTATAGTGCCCGGTTTGAGGTTTGAAAATGCAGTATCTGTAGGTGCAAAGATGGTAAACCCATTGTTTGAATTGTTGAGTTGTGCATATAATTGC contains:
- the LOC108990052 gene encoding fasciclin-like arabinogalactan protein 12 → MTKCAVFSVSILLVFLFHVINTLAQPTAAPVQSTAAPKPPANAPAKPAKPPTSAATPPASPAKPPIQSAKAPAQSVQVPVQKGSIDVTKILAKARGYSVFIRLFKSTGLAAQLYAQLNNSNNGFTIFAPTDTAFSNLKPGTINSLSDLQKTQLIQFHILNSVIGLSNFQTLSNPVPTEAGDTSAGEFPLNVTTAGNQVNISTGLVNTTMGGTIYLDNKLAIYRVDSVLLPLDIFSPKPKKAAAPKPALSDSNTTTTAAESPSGAAAAAATASSTTDTDAAKANASGAVSLSTNKMLLPIGIAMVAFLMGKGT